Part of the Jatrophihabitans sp. GAS493 genome, AGGCGACGACTGGCAGGTCGACCGCCTGCGGTTGGTGGTCTCCCTGAAGCCGTCGCCGCGGCCCAGTGACAATGAGGCTCAGGTCGTCTGGGCAGCGGAGGTGATCCGGGAGTGGACATCGCGGCCTGGTGCCACCGCCTGCCTTCTGTCACTCTCGTCCCAGGGGGATTTCGGCCTCGGGGATTCGGTCACCGACGCCACGCTGGCGGGGCAGGTGCGGCAGCTCTGCGGCCTCGACTCGGAGATCCGCTTAGTCGGCCCGAACCTGTCACCTCGGGTCGCGAAGGGTGTCATCGCATCCTCCGGGGGCGTGGTCGGGGCGCGGCTCCACGCTCTGATCTTCGCCCATGCCGTGGACGTCCCAGCGTTTGGCATCATCTTCGAGGTCAAGACACGTCAGTACGCCTCCGAGATCGACGCCGAGTTCTGCGAACTGCCTCACCCTGACTTCGCTGGCATCAGCGAATGGCTCGACCAGGTGTATCGCGCCGGCTCATTGTCGTGGGAGGTACGCGCCGAGGAGATCGCCGGCGGCTAGCTCGTCACAACTGGCTCCGGGGCCGGCTCCGGTTCGGGCTCCGGCTCCGGTGCGGCCGGAGGAGCCGGCGGCGCGGTGAGCGACTGCTGCAGGATCTGCGCGACATCCAGTACCTGCACGTCGTCGCGGGCATCGCCGTCGGCCTTCTTCGCCGTCACGGCGTCCGAGAGCATGACCATGCAGAACGGGCAGGCGGTCGAGATCAGGTCGGGGTCCAGGCCCAGCGCCTCTTCGGTGCGCTCGACGTTGACCCGCTTGCCGATCTTCTCCTCCATCCAGAAGCGAGCGCCGCCGGCGCCACAGCAGAAGCCTCGGTCCTTGCAGCGGTGCATCTCTTCGGACTTCAGCGACGGGATAGCGCCGAGGACGTCACGCGGCGGCGTGTAGACCTTGTTGTGCCGGCCCAGGTAGCACGGGTCGTGGTAGGTGACCTTCTTGTCGACCGGCTCGACCGGCGTGAGGCGCCCCTCGTCGACCAGCTTGGCCAGCAGCTGGGTGTGATGGACGACCTCGTAGTTCCCGCCGATCTGCGGGTACTCGTTGGCGATCGTGTTGAAGCAGTGCGGGCAGGTGGCGACGATCTTCAACGGCTCGGCCCGGGTGATCGAGTTGAGCACCTCGACGTTCTGCTGCCCGAGCTGCTGGAAGAGGAACTCGTTGCCCAGACGGCGCGCCGAGTCGCCGGTGCAGGTCTCCTCCTTGCCCAGCACCGCGAATTCGACGCCGGCCACGTTCAGCAGCTCGGCGAAGGCCTTGGTGACCTTCTTGGAGCGGTCCTCCAAGGATCCGGCGCAGCCGACCCAGAAGAGGTACTCGATCTCCGGGCCGAGCTTCTCGCCCGGGTTCGCGCGCTTGACCTCGAAGTCGAGCTCCTTGATCCAGTCCTCACGCATCTTCGGGGCCAGGCCCCAGGGGTTGCCCTTGCTCTCCAGCTTGCGCAGCATGACGCCGGCCTCGGACGGGAACGCGGACTCGATCAGCACCTGGTAGCGGCGCATGTCGACGATGTGGTCGATGTGCTCGATATCCACCGGGCACTGCTCGACGCAGGCGCCACAGGTGGTGCAGGACCAGAGCACATCCGGGTCGATGACCCCGAAGCTGGCGGCGTCACCGACGAGCGGGCGCATCAGCTGCTCGACGTTGGTGCCCTCGACGCGCGGGTACCCCGCCTCGGGGACGTGCGCTCCGTGGTCGCCCTCCAGGCTGAAGGCCGGCTCCACGCCCTCGCCTGCGGTCTTGCCGTCGATCAGGTACGGGGCCTTGGCGAAGAGGTGGTCGCGCAGGTCCATGATGAGCAGCTTCGGCGACAGCGGCTTGCCGGTGTTCCAGGCCGGACACTGCGACTGGCAGCGTCCACACTCGGTGCAGGTGGCGAAGTCGAGGTAGCCCTTCCAGGTGAAGTCCTCGATCTTGCCCTTGCCGAAGACGGTGTCCTCGTCGAGGGAGTCGGGGTCGGCGAAGTCGATCGGGTCGCCGTTGTTGTCGGTGACCGGCAGCAGCGGGCCGAGGCCCTTCGGCAGCCGCTTGAAGTACACGTTGATCGGTGCCGTGGCGATGTGCAGGTGCTTGGAGTAGGTGACGATCACCAGGAACACCATGACGACGGCGACCTGGGCGATCAGGAAGAAGGTGGCCAGACCCTCGTTGTAGTCACCCTGCCCGAAGAGCTGGGCGGTGGCGTAGCTGGCGAAGGTCCACTTCGACTCGCCGAAGGGGAACTGGCCGGCGTTCATCTGCGCGCCACGCAGCCCGAAGAGGGTGAGCACGACCAGCGTGATCATGATGAGGATGATCCAGGCCGGGCCGGTGTGCGAGCCGTAGAACCGGGACGCGCGCTGCTTTCGGGCCGGTGCGTTGCGAACTCGCAGGATGGCGAAGGTGGCCAGACCACAGAGCACCGCGACCCCGAAGAAGTCTTCGAGGAACCCGAGCACCTGGGACTCACCGATGATCGGGATGTGGAAGTCCTTGCTGATGATCAGGGCGCCGTAGGCCTCGAGGATCGTCAGGTTGAGGATGAGGAAGCCCCAGAAGGTGAAGAAGTGCGCGAGGCCGGGGACAGACCACTTCAGCAGCTTCTTCTGGCCGAGCACCTCCTCGGCGTCGTTGACTACGCGCGGAGCGGCATCCTTGCCCCGGCCCTTGGCGGGTTTGCCGGAGCGAATCAGCTTCACCAGCCAGAGGATTCGGCGACCGGCGATTATCGCGGTGACCAGAGTCAAGGCAACGGTGATGATGACGCGCAGTAACACTCGGTTCTCCTATTGCGGCAGTCTGCTGACCTGTCGTGTCAGCAGTCTTCTCAGCAGTTTTTCCGGCAGTCTTCCCAGCGGTCTTTGCCAGCAGTCTTGCCAGCACAGCAAATACATGACAACTAGATCATGTACGACGCTAGAACCTAGAGAGCCTATAGAAACTACTGGCCGGTAACTAGCAGACGTTGCGCGCATCACCCCCCGGACCGCCCGATCGGGGAGTTCGATGCCCGGAATCCGGACCGAAAACTCCCCGATCGAGGGGTAGGGCAGACGTGCGTTAGTTGCAGGCGCCCCAGAGCCACTTGCCGCTGAACCGGTCGTCCAGGAAGTTGAGGACGTCCGGCGTCTTGGTGACGGCCAGCGTGACGTGCTCGGAGAGCAGGACGGGCTGGGCCACCACCTTCACGCCCTGGCTGCAGTACTTCTTGACCAGCGCCTCGGAGTCGGCCGTCGGGATCGCCTCGTCCAGCTGGGAGTAGTAGTCATAGATAACCGACACGGGCTTGTTCTGGCCGAGACTGTCGGCGGCCAGGATGGCCTGGTTCTGCGGCTCGCTGAACGCATTCGGGTTGGTCGTGAAGTCACTGATCTTCTTCAGGGCCAGTCCGGGTGCGAAGTCGGCGATGCAGGAGTTGTCGGCCGCCTTGAAGGCCGCGACGCCAGCCGGATTCAACTGCCCCCACATGTTCCACTCCGGGTACTCGTGGCTGAGCCCGAGCATGGCCCCGGCGATGAAGCCGAAGAAGAGGCCCCCGTCCAGTGACTTGACCGTGTTGGCCAGGTTCGGCGGCGCGCCGCCGAAGGCGATCCCGGCGATCTTGAGGTCCGGCGCGTAGCTGTGCTGCAACTCTGCCGTCCAGGCCGTCGCGTGGCCTCCGCCTGAGTAGCCCCAGGCACCGACCGGCGTCTTGGAGGAGAGGCCGGCGGTGGAGAAGCTCTGCGCGGCGCGGATGCCGTCAAGGGCGATGTGGGCCTCCTGTGGCCCGACCAGGAAACCGGAGTCCGGGCCCTCGTAGTCGGGTATGGACAGCGCGAAGCCCTTCATCAGGGCCAGGGCCATCAGCGACTGCTCCTGACCGGTGAGGATGTTGCTGCCGGTCTCCAGGGTGTAGGACGGGGCGCACTGCGATCCGGTGCTGTCCTCGGCCGCCTGGTAGGAGACCAGTGGGCGCGATGGCGCGCCACCGGTGTACTTGGCCGTCGGCACCAGGATGGTCGTCACCGCGGTGATCGGCTGGTTGTGGGCGTTGTTGGAGCGGTAGGCCAGCTGCCAGGACTTGGCTGACTGGGTGATCCCGACGAAGGCCACCGACGCGTTCACCACCCGGGATCGGATGATGGCACCGTTGGAGTAGCTCGCGAGATTGGCCGGCGATTGGTAGAACGGATCGTCCTTGGGCAGCGGATAGGTCGCTGCGGTGTCGGCCCCGGCGCCGCTGCTGGCGGTGCCGACCAGACCGGCCGCGGCCGCCGCAGTCACCGCGAGCAGGCCGGCGGTGAGGGCGGCGAGGCGCCGTCCAGATCGTTTTCTCATGTTTCCCCCGTGCTTGTGCTGGTTTTCGGTAGGCAGCCGCAGCGCCGACCGTCGCGCTTCGCGGTCCGGCCGGCGCCGCAGCTGCCTCTCTTGCCAGGTCGTGGTGCTGCTTATTCCCAGAGCAGCACCACCACCAGTCCTCGCTAGTGCCTCAGCGCTCGTAGGGGGAGGATGGCCGAAGCCTCGTTTATTACTCCCCGGTAGATGCGATGTAGGTCTCGAAGCTATGGGCAGACCGGGATTGTGACAAGGCCACTTTTCATATGCGAATGTGATCTAAATCACGTGGTACCCGACGTTCACGATACCGTTCGTAGAACCCAAAACCGGGCGGGGCGATTGTTACTTAGCGCCGGGTTAGCGAGGGTTTACTCAGTGTGGGTAACTCTGGCGCTGATGTCCGTCTCGTGCGGGTGCTTCGGAGGGGGTGACTAGCTGGGCGTGATGGACGGCGGGGCGATCGAATCGCGGAGTTGAACCGCCGGCGAGAGCACCTTGCGGCGGCTGCGCTTGCCGCCGTCGACGGCCAGTATCGTCCGCGCGACGACCGACTCGGTGAGCTCGTCCACCGGCCAGTGATACGTCGACAGCGGTGGGGTGAGGACCCGGGAGACCGGCTCGTCGTCGTAGCCCATCACCGACAGATCCGTCGGGATATCCAGGTTGAGCCCGCGCGCGGCCAGGTAGACGCCATAGGCGATCGAATCGGCCAGGCAGAGGATCGCCGTCGGCCGGGGGATGCCGGTGAGCACCGAGGTGGCCACTGCGGTGGCGCCGTCCAGGTCATGGGGCGCGGTACGTAGTACCGCTCGCAGCCCCAGTGTCGGCGCCACCTGGTGGACAACCGCCTCAGCGGAGCGGTCCGGGGTCCCGGTGCTCACTGCGGTCAGTACGGTGACGTCCCGATGCCCGGCGTCGGCCAGCCGGGTCAGCGCGTCGGTGACCGCCATCGCGTTGTCGAAGACGACCTCGGCCGCGGTCGATGCACCCGGAAGCCCGTCGCCGATGCTGACCAGCACCGTCTCGGCGGCGATGGTCGACCAGTGGGCCGCGCGCGGGTCGACCGGCAGGCTGATCAGGCCGTCGACGCGCTGGTCCACGAGTTGGCGGGCCAGCGACGCTTCGCGCTGTGGATCGTTGGCGGCGTCGACGATGAGGGCCTGCCGTCCGGCCTCCAGGAGCCCGCGTCCGAGTGCGGCGGCGACGCGCTGCTGCCAGGCATCTTCGAGGGCGCCGCAGAGGACGCCGATGTTGTTCGTCCGACCGGAGGAGAGGGCCCGCGCGATCGGATCGACCTGGTATCCGAGTCGCTCGGCCGAGGCGCGCACCCGCGCCTGGGTCTGCTCCGGGACTTGCAGTCCGCGCAATGCATAGGAGACTGCAGCAGTAGAGAGACCGGTGTCTGAGGCGATGTCGCGTAGCGTCGGCCGGCGCCGGTGCTCGGTCATGGCGCCAGCCTACGGCGTGCCGGCCCACGGCGGGCTATAGCGCACTGAACCGATTCACTGTAGCGTGTCACTTAACCGTTTCACCGGAATGGAGGCGACCAGCTAGTGAGTCTGCTGCCGGGGCGTGTCGACGTGCACCAGCATCTCTGGCCGGCCGCCCTCATCGACGCCTTACGCACGCGCAGTGAGCCGCCTTTTCTTGACGGTTGGACGCTGCATCTGGCCGGCGAGGCGCCCTACCCGGTCAACCCGGCGCATCATGACGTCGCGACGCGGGCGGCCGCCGAATCCGGGGCCGACCAGGTGCTCCTCTCCCTCTCGGCCGGCCTGGGAATCCATGACCTGAAGCCGGAGGATGCCGCGCCGCTACTGACCGCCTGGCACGACGGCGTCGCTGAACTGCCGGCGCCGTTCGGGGCCTGGGCCGCCACCACCTACGCCGACCCTGATCTGGGGCTGCTCGCGCGGCGACTGGCCGGCGGAGCCTTCGTCGGGTTGGAGGTCTCGGCCAACTGGTTGGCGACGCCGACGCTGCTGCAGCGTCTGCTCCCGACGCTCGAGGTCTGCCAGGCGGCCGACCGGCCGGTGCTGGTTCACCCGGGGCCGGTCACCGGTGAGCACGGCGGCACCGAGCAGGCTTGGTGGGCGCCGGTGGTGAACTACACCGCGCAGTTGCAATCGGCCTGGTGGGCCTGGGCCGCGGTCGGACGCCGCCTGCTGCCCGAACTGAGGATCTGCTTCGTCGCCTGTGCCGGCTTGGCGCCGGCCCACCAGGAGCGGTACCTGGCCCGCGGCGGCGTCCCCCTGGCCGTGGATCCGGATGCATTCGTCGACAGCTCCTCCTACGGTCCGCAGGGACTCGACGCGGTGATCCGCGCCCTCGGTGTGGACGTGATCGTCTATGGAAGTGATCGCCCCTACGCCGAGCCGGTGGAGCTCGCCGGCTCCTACGCCGGTGCATCCGTGCGGCACGCGATCAACATCGCCAATCCCCGACGGCTGCTTGTCGGTGGCTCGCCGTGACCGATGTGGATTGGGTGCCGGCGCAGGAGGCGCTGCGCCTGAACGTCACCGGGCACGAGGTGTCGCTGGCGACGCTGCCCGGGCGTGACCTGGATCGGTGGGAACTGCTGGAGCTGGCTGGGTCGGTGGCGGCTACACCGCACCTGTGGCGCGAACACGTCGCCTACTCCGACTCCGAACGCCACTATGTGTCGCTGTACCGCGACGCCCATGTGGATGTCTGGGTGCTCTGCTGGACTCCGAGCAACGACACCGGCTGGCACGACCACGACATCTCGTCGGGGGCGGTGGCCGTGGTCGAGGGGTGCCTAGTCGAGCACAACCTGGCCGTCGGCGTGCCGAGCCTGGTCACCGACGTGCCGGCCGGCCAGATCTTCTGCTTCGGTCCGGAGCATATTCATCGGCTGGTCGGACGTGATGCCGGCAGTGTCTCCGTCCACGCGTATTCACCACCGTTGTGGCGGCTCGGCCAGTACACGGTGAGCCGCACCGGCGTGCTGCGACGCAGATCGGTCTCCTACGCCGACGAGCTGCGCCCGCTGGACGACATGATCGTCTGAGCGCCGGGGTGCGCGCCTTGTAGGTGGAGCTGCCGGTCGCGGCGCGATAAACGGAACTTCGGCCTACAAAGCGGTGGGTTGGGCGAGGGTTGGCAGCAAATCCTGCGCGATGGAGATGTCGTCGGTGAGGGATCGATCGTTGAGCCGGCCGGGCAGCGACGCGGCGGTGCGCAGGGCTGCCGCGAGGCCGGGAGTGAGCTGTGCGGTCTCGACGTCGGCCAGTCGCAGCGCGCGAACGGCGGCCACCAGTTCGCAACCCAGCACCGCCGAGTAGGAGTCCACCGCGCGCAACGCATTGCGAGCGGCCAGTGACGCGAAGCTGGCATCGTCCTCGACGCCCTGCGATAGTGCCACACCCTGCAGCCCGACCGGTATGCCGTAGCCGCGGAGCTCGGCCAGCGCCGACGCGGCGACGTACTCGAGGATCATCGCGCCGGAGGCTCCTGGCTCAGGCCCGGCGAGAAAGGACGCCAGCCCGGTGAGCGACGGATCGTTCAGGTACGTGAGGCGGGCGAGGCTCAACTGCGTGGTCTGGGCCAGGGCTGAGGTGAGACCGTCCAGAGCCTGGGCCAGGTAGACCGCGTGGAAGCCACCGTGATGGGCCACCCCGGAGTCAGCGAGGAAGAGCGGGTTCTCGCTCGGGGCGTTGGCCATCGTCTCGACGACGCCGGCGGCGCGAGCCAGGGCATCGACGAAGGCGCCGTGGACCTGGGGCAGGGCTCGGAGTCCGAATGGGTCCTGGATGCGAGCGGGCGGCCGGTCGCCGACCAGTGCGCCCATCGTCGTAGCAACGTGCGAAACCCCCGGAAAGGGCGACCCGACGACAGCTGACGGGCTGAGCGCCTCGCGGTTGCCGTCGAGAGCGACAAAGCTGAGCGCACCCACGACCAGGCTCGCCGATGAGAGCATCCGGAGGTCGGAGCAGGCCAGTGCCGCGTCGGCGATGGTGGCCGCGTTGCTGCTCATGAACGGCAACGCGTCGCCGGCGGTGAAGCGGATCGGGGTCGCGAACCGCGGCTCACAGACCGCCTCCCCGGCCAGGGCCAGCGCCGCGGTGGCCAGCGCCGAGAGGTCGCCGGTGCCGATGCTGCCGAGTTCGAGGATGGTGGGTTGGGCGTCGGTCGCGAGTTGGGCGGTCAGTGCGTCGAGCAGCCGAGGGCTGACGCCGCTGCCACCGGCGGCCAGTTGGTTGAGCCGGATGACCAGCATCGCCCGCACCCGCCGACGCGAGCGTGGCCCGCCGGCTGCCGTCGAGTGAGAGCGCAGCAGGCGCAGTGCGTGCGCGTCCGAGGTCGCCACCTCGGTGCCGCGGTTGGCCCCGACCCCGGTGGAGCGACCGTAGAGGGGACGGAACCCGGCGACGTGCTCGGCGTAGTCGTGCGACGCGGCGGCCCGGGAGCGGGCGGCGTCGGTGACGCGGACCGCGGCGGTGCTGTCGGTCGCCGCGCGCGCGATCTGATCGACCCTCAGTGAAGCACCGTCCAGCTCCAGCACTCTAGTATTCCTATCGCAGCTATGTGGAACGCGAAGAATTCGACGCGATACTCGGTAACGATTGGATCACGCATCCAACCCTTAATCCGTTCAGTGCTTT contains:
- a CDS encoding (Fe-S)-binding protein; this translates as MRVIITVALTLVTAIIAGRRILWLVKLIRSGKPAKGRGKDAAPRVVNDAEEVLGQKKLLKWSVPGLAHFFTFWGFLILNLTILEAYGALIISKDFHIPIIGESQVLGFLEDFFGVAVLCGLATFAILRVRNAPARKQRASRFYGSHTGPAWIILIMITLVVLTLFGLRGAQMNAGQFPFGESKWTFASYATAQLFGQGDYNEGLATFFLIAQVAVVMVFLVIVTYSKHLHIATAPINVYFKRLPKGLGPLLPVTDNNGDPIDFADPDSLDEDTVFGKGKIEDFTWKGYLDFATCTECGRCQSQCPAWNTGKPLSPKLLIMDLRDHLFAKAPYLIDGKTAGEGVEPAFSLEGDHGAHVPEAGYPRVEGTNVEQLMRPLVGDAASFGVIDPDVLWSCTTCGACVEQCPVDIEHIDHIVDMRRYQVLIESAFPSEAGVMLRKLESKGNPWGLAPKMREDWIKELDFEVKRANPGEKLGPEIEYLFWVGCAGSLEDRSKKVTKAFAELLNVAGVEFAVLGKEETCTGDSARRLGNEFLFQQLGQQNVEVLNSITRAEPLKIVATCPHCFNTIANEYPQIGGNYEVVHHTQLLAKLVDEGRLTPVEPVDKKVTYHDPCYLGRHNKVYTPPRDVLGAIPSLKSEEMHRCKDRGFCCGAGGARFWMEEKIGKRVNVERTEEALGLDPDLISTACPFCMVMLSDAVTAKKADGDARDDVQVLDVAQILQQSLTAPPAPPAAPEPEPEPEPAPEPVVTS
- a CDS encoding lipase family protein: MRKRSGRRLAALTAGLLAVTAAAAAGLVGTASSGAGADTAATYPLPKDDPFYQSPANLASYSNGAIIRSRVVNASVAFVGITQSAKSWQLAYRSNNAHNQPITAVTTILVPTAKYTGGAPSRPLVSYQAAEDSTGSQCAPSYTLETGSNILTGQEQSLMALALMKGFALSIPDYEGPDSGFLVGPQEAHIALDGIRAAQSFSTAGLSSKTPVGAWGYSGGGHATAWTAELQHSYAPDLKIAGIAFGGAPPNLANTVKSLDGGLFFGFIAGAMLGLSHEYPEWNMWGQLNPAGVAAFKAADNSCIADFAPGLALKKISDFTTNPNAFSEPQNQAILAADSLGQNKPVSVIYDYYSQLDEAIPTADSEALVKKYCSQGVKVVAQPVLLSEHVTLAVTKTPDVLNFLDDRFSGKWLWGACN
- a CDS encoding LacI family DNA-binding transcriptional regulator, translating into MTEHRRRPTLRDIASDTGLSTAAVSYALRGLQVPEQTQARVRASAERLGYQVDPIARALSSGRTNNIGVLCGALEDAWQQRVAAALGRGLLEAGRQALIVDAANDPQREASLARQLVDQRVDGLISLPVDPRAAHWSTIAAETVLVSIGDGLPGASTAAEVVFDNAMAVTDALTRLADAGHRDVTVLTAVSTGTPDRSAEAVVHQVAPTLGLRAVLRTAPHDLDGATAVATSVLTGIPRPTAILCLADSIAYGVYLAARGLNLDIPTDLSVMGYDDEPVSRVLTPPLSTYHWPVDELTESVVARTILAVDGGKRSRRKVLSPAVQLRDSIAPPSITPS
- a CDS encoding amidohydrolase family protein codes for the protein MSLLPGRVDVHQHLWPAALIDALRTRSEPPFLDGWTLHLAGEAPYPVNPAHHDVATRAAAESGADQVLLSLSAGLGIHDLKPEDAAPLLTAWHDGVAELPAPFGAWAATTYADPDLGLLARRLAGGAFVGLEVSANWLATPTLLQRLLPTLEVCQAADRPVLVHPGPVTGEHGGTEQAWWAPVVNYTAQLQSAWWAWAAVGRRLLPELRICFVACAGLAPAHQERYLARGGVPLAVDPDAFVDSSSYGPQGLDAVIRALGVDVIVYGSDRPYAEPVELAGSYAGASVRHAINIANPRRLLVGGSP
- a CDS encoding cysteine dioxygenase family protein; protein product: MDWVPAQEALRLNVTGHEVSLATLPGRDLDRWELLELAGSVAATPHLWREHVAYSDSERHYVSLYRDAHVDVWVLCWTPSNDTGWHDHDISSGAVAVVEGCLVEHNLAVGVPSLVTDVPAGQIFCFGPEHIHRLVGRDAGSVSVHAYSPPLWRLGQYTVSRTGVLRRRSVSYADELRPLDDMIV
- a CDS encoding aromatic amino acid lyase, whose protein sequence is MLELDGASLRVDQIARAATDSTAAVRVTDAARSRAAASHDYAEHVAGFRPLYGRSTGVGANRGTEVATSDAHALRLLRSHSTAAGGPRSRRRVRAMLVIRLNQLAAGGSGVSPRLLDALTAQLATDAQPTILELGSIGTGDLSALATAALALAGEAVCEPRFATPIRFTAGDALPFMSSNAATIADAALACSDLRMLSSASLVVGALSFVALDGNREALSPSAVVGSPFPGVSHVATTMGALVGDRPPARIQDPFGLRALPQVHGAFVDALARAAGVVETMANAPSENPLFLADSGVAHHGGFHAVYLAQALDGLTSALAQTTQLSLARLTYLNDPSLTGLASFLAGPEPGASGAMILEYVAASALAELRGYGIPVGLQGVALSQGVEDDASFASLAARNALRAVDSYSAVLGCELVAAVRALRLADVETAQLTPGLAAALRTAASLPGRLNDRSLTDDISIAQDLLPTLAQPTAL